Proteins found in one Corynebacterium freneyi genomic segment:
- a CDS encoding alpha,alpha-trehalose-phosphate synthase (UDP-forming) gives MGRERSDFVVVANRLPVAPVDDPTAPGGVRWEASPGGLVTALTPVLLRNNGAWVGWAGSVSDAPDAPDVPEAIDTDEGLHLFPVELTADEHEKFYEGFSNATLWPLYHSLIVAPTYDGDWWESYREVNLRYAEAVSRRAADGATVWVQDYQLQLVPGILRQLRPDLTIGFFLHIPFPPSEIFRQLPWREEIVRGLLGADVIGFHLDTCADNFLDLCRRVSGEAGSHTGLPDTLSVHGRSSVRTATGSITAPDGRTVRVGSFPISIDSGDVIAKAADADRDGVRALAGDPRTLLLGVDRLDYTKGILVRLEAFESLLESGALDPSESVLVQVATPSRERVDDYRRTRARVEHAVGRINGRFGSLGRPVIHYIHRPVPFDQLLGLYAAADVMLVTALRDGMNLVAKEYVACHPDGTGSLVLSEFTGAATELDGAHLCNPHDLESVKRAIMAAVNSLEHHPDDARDRMARLHAQVRDHDVDLWARSFLDELTRAHEASEAGR, from the coding sequence ATGGGCCGCGAACGCTCGGACTTCGTCGTCGTGGCCAACCGGCTGCCCGTCGCCCCCGTCGACGACCCGACGGCCCCCGGCGGCGTGCGCTGGGAAGCCAGCCCCGGCGGCCTGGTCACCGCACTCACCCCGGTGCTGCTGCGCAACAACGGCGCCTGGGTCGGCTGGGCCGGCAGCGTCTCCGACGCACCCGACGCCCCCGACGTGCCCGAGGCCATCGACACCGACGAAGGACTCCACCTCTTCCCCGTCGAACTGACCGCCGACGAGCACGAAAAGTTCTACGAGGGCTTCTCCAACGCCACCCTGTGGCCGCTGTACCACTCGCTCATCGTCGCCCCGACCTACGACGGCGACTGGTGGGAGTCGTACCGCGAAGTCAACCTCCGCTACGCCGAAGCCGTGTCGCGCCGCGCCGCGGACGGCGCCACCGTGTGGGTGCAGGACTACCAGCTGCAGCTGGTGCCGGGCATCCTCCGCCAACTGCGCCCCGACCTGACCATCGGCTTCTTCCTGCACATCCCCTTCCCGCCGTCGGAGATCTTCCGCCAGCTGCCGTGGCGCGAGGAAATCGTCCGCGGGCTGCTCGGCGCCGACGTCATCGGGTTCCACCTGGACACGTGCGCTGACAACTTCCTCGACCTGTGCCGCCGCGTGTCCGGCGAGGCCGGCTCCCACACGGGACTGCCCGACACCCTCTCCGTGCACGGCCGATCGTCGGTGCGCACGGCCACCGGGTCGATCACCGCCCCGGACGGCCGGACGGTGCGGGTGGGGTCGTTCCCCATTTCCATCGATTCCGGCGACGTCATCGCCAAGGCCGCCGACGCCGACCGTGACGGCGTCCGCGCGCTGGCCGGCGACCCGCGCACGCTGCTGCTCGGCGTCGACCGGCTGGACTACACGAAGGGCATCCTCGTGCGGCTCGAGGCATTCGAGTCGCTGCTGGAATCGGGTGCGCTGGATCCGTCGGAAAGCGTCCTGGTGCAGGTGGCCACCCCGTCACGCGAACGCGTCGACGACTACCGCCGCACCCGGGCCCGCGTGGAACACGCGGTCGGGCGCATCAACGGCCGCTTCGGGTCGCTGGGCCGCCCGGTGATCCACTACATCCACCGGCCCGTTCCCTTCGACCAACTGCTGGGCCTGTACGCGGCCGCCGACGTCATGCTGGTCACCGCGCTGCGCGACGGCATGAACCTGGTGGCCAAGGAGTACGTCGCCTGCCACCCCGACGGCACCGGGTCGCTGGTGCTGTCCGAGTTCACCGGCGCCGCCACGGAGCTCGACGGCGCGCACCTGTGCAACCCGCATGACCTGGAGTCGGTGAAACGGGCGATCATGGCGGCGGTCAACTCCCTGGAGCACCACCCCGACGACGCCCGCGACCGCATGGCGCGCCTGCACGCCCAGGTCCGCGACCACGACGTCGACCTGTGGGCCCGCAGCTTCCTCGACGAGCTCACCCGCGCCCACGAAGCTTCGGAGGCCGGCCGATGA
- the hsaB gene encoding 3-hydroxy-9,10-secoandrosta-1,3,5(10)-triene-9,17-dione monooxygenase reductase subunit, whose product MTHTDPRPAPMETFDEMSIRKAFGEFATGVTIVASDDGEPVGFACQSFSSLSLNPPLVLFTVMKTSRSWPRIEATGRFSVNVLTEDQRDVSAAFGRRGPDKFAHGEWIRSDLGNPLLRDCATWIDCTIEAVHEAGDHFIVVGAVAEIGHRSDSRPLLYHRGSYANVVAAGEDAPAGESWRQRPSV is encoded by the coding sequence ATGACGCACACCGACCCCCGCCCCGCCCCCATGGAGACGTTCGACGAGATGTCCATCCGCAAGGCGTTCGGCGAATTCGCGACGGGCGTGACCATCGTCGCCTCCGACGACGGCGAACCGGTCGGTTTCGCCTGCCAGTCGTTTTCCTCGCTGAGCCTGAACCCGCCGCTGGTGCTGTTCACGGTGATGAAGACGTCGCGGTCGTGGCCCCGCATCGAGGCGACCGGTCGGTTTTCGGTCAACGTGCTCACCGAGGACCAGCGCGACGTGTCCGCCGCGTTCGGCCGCCGCGGCCCCGACAAGTTCGCCCACGGCGAGTGGATCCGCTCCGACCTGGGCAACCCGTTGCTGCGCGACTGCGCCACGTGGATCGACTGCACCATCGAGGCGGTCCACGAGGCTGGCGACCACTTCATCGTCGTCGGCGCCGTCGCCGAGATCGGGCATCGGTCGGATTCGCGGCCGCTGCTGTACCATCGCGGGTCGTACGCCAACGTCGTCGCCGCAGGCGAGGACGCCCCGGCCGGCGAGAGCTGGCGCCAGCGCCCCTCGGTGTAG
- the otsB gene encoding trehalose-phosphatase has translation MSNKSPSQSAIDAVASADTVLVALDFDGTLADLGDDPMAVRPREGNLELVSRLSALPRTEVVILSGRQLRDLRYLSGMEHVARLVGSHGAEPQDGLALSEAESALLEAVDLRLREVLADADDDRVWVERKPAARVLHVRLLEDAVRKRRVLDHAMSFFRPIKGVHVTEGKDILELAVLDVTKGSYLEAARAEYGADAVLFIGDDVTDETALRCLTHGDLGIKVGSPDDGPSAAKAFLPDTAAVTEFLRRFADAREAQVS, from the coding sequence GTGAGCAACAAGTCACCGTCCCAGTCCGCCATCGACGCCGTCGCTTCGGCCGACACCGTTTTGGTCGCGCTCGACTTCGACGGCACCCTGGCGGATCTCGGCGACGACCCGATGGCCGTGCGCCCCCGCGAAGGCAACCTCGAGCTGGTGTCGCGCCTGTCCGCGCTGCCCCGCACCGAGGTGGTCATCCTCTCCGGGCGGCAGCTGCGCGACCTGCGGTACCTGTCCGGGATGGAACACGTCGCCCGGCTCGTCGGCAGCCACGGCGCCGAACCTCAGGACGGACTGGCCCTGTCGGAGGCGGAGTCCGCGCTGCTCGAGGCCGTCGACCTGCGGCTGCGCGAAGTCCTCGCCGACGCCGACGACGATCGGGTGTGGGTGGAGCGCAAACCCGCCGCCCGCGTCCTCCACGTGCGGCTGCTGGAGGATGCCGTGCGCAAGCGCCGCGTCCTCGACCACGCCATGTCCTTCTTCCGCCCCATCAAGGGCGTCCACGTCACGGAGGGCAAGGACATCCTCGAGCTCGCCGTCCTCGACGTGACCAAGGGCAGCTACCTCGAGGCCGCCCGCGCCGAATACGGCGCCGACGCCGTGCTGTTCATCGGCGACGACGTCACCGACGAAACCGCCCTGCGCTGCCTCACCCACGGCGACCTGGGCATCAAGGTCGGCTCCCCCGACGACGGCCCCAGCGCCGCGAAGGCGTTCCTGCCCGACACCGCGGCCGTGACCGAATTCCTCCGCCGGTTCGCCGACGCCCGCGAAGCCCAGGTCTCCTAG
- a CDS encoding LacI family DNA-binding transcriptional regulator yields the protein MVRGGARRGGRRSRGTLASIAAELGVSRTTVSNAYNRPDQLSPELRERILAQAEAQGYPGPDPMARSLRMRRVGAVGVLFTEQLSFAFDDPASVDFLAGLSEECGRRGDSLLVIPASSAEGESGDVRDDGSSQGPSPVGSDPRLLIRQAVVDSFVVYSVAEDDPFLRAVLERGLPTVICDQPTGVEGVPFVGIDDREAIKPAVRHLTELGHREVGVLSVRLSRRRNDGAVTAERLAGARHHVQRSRVEGALEALAEAGVDAADVPIVERHLNDPANNYDAARELLTAHPNLTAVVCTTDTQALGVLRYARDNGIRVPEDLSVTGFDGIDIARHMGVTTIIQPNRDKGRAAGAALSGGETKVILPTEFLAGRTTGVPRN from the coding sequence GTGGTCCGAGGCGGGGCCCGGCGTGGGGGCCGTCGTTCCCGGGGCACGTTGGCGTCGATCGCGGCGGAGTTGGGGGTGTCGCGGACGACGGTGTCGAACGCGTACAACCGGCCGGATCAGTTGTCGCCGGAGTTGCGGGAGCGGATTCTCGCGCAGGCGGAGGCGCAGGGGTATCCGGGGCCGGATCCGATGGCGCGGAGTTTGCGGATGCGTCGGGTCGGTGCGGTGGGCGTGTTGTTCACGGAGCAGTTGTCTTTCGCGTTCGATGATCCGGCGTCGGTGGATTTTTTGGCGGGCCTGTCGGAGGAGTGCGGGCGCCGCGGGGATTCGTTGCTGGTCATTCCGGCGTCGTCGGCGGAGGGGGAGTCCGGGGATGTGCGTGACGACGGCTCGTCGCAAGGCCCTTCGCCGGTGGGGTCGGATCCGCGGTTGTTGATCCGCCAGGCGGTGGTGGATTCTTTCGTCGTGTATTCGGTGGCGGAGGACGATCCCTTCCTGCGGGCGGTGTTGGAGCGTGGGTTGCCGACGGTGATCTGCGATCAGCCGACGGGCGTGGAGGGGGTGCCGTTCGTGGGCATCGACGATCGTGAGGCGATCAAGCCGGCGGTGCGGCATTTGACGGAGTTGGGGCACCGCGAGGTGGGCGTGCTGTCGGTGCGGTTGTCGCGGCGGCGGAATGATGGTGCGGTCACGGCCGAGCGGTTGGCGGGGGCGCGTCATCACGTGCAGCGGTCGCGCGTGGAGGGTGCGTTGGAGGCGCTGGCGGAGGCGGGTGTCGACGCGGCGGACGTGCCGATCGTCGAGCGTCACCTCAACGACCCCGCCAACAACTACGACGCGGCCCGTGAGCTGCTCACCGCCCACCCGAATCTCACGGCGGTGGTGTGCACGACGGATACGCAGGCGCTCGGGGTGCTGCGGTATGCGCGGGACAACGGCATCCGGGTTCCGGAGGATCTGTCGGTCACGGGGTTCGACGGCATCGACATTGCCCGCCACATGGGCGTGACCACGATCATCCAGCCCAACCGGGACAAGGGCCGTGCCGCCGGCGCCGCGTTGTCGGGTGGGGAAACGAAGGTCATTTTGCCCACGGAGTTCCTGGCGGGCAGGACGACGGGTGTGCCGCGAAACTAG
- a CDS encoding metal ABC transporter solute-binding protein, Zn/Mn family: MKNPFLRSALAAAATAGLTMGLTACSDDGTTDAAGDSDDVVKIVTSTKVWADVADAVVGDADGVEIQPIIESNDLDPHSYQPTAADMALVEQADVLLAGGGHYDAWLTDAASSDSSAIILTAIEGDGFDGHGHGEDDHGDHDHDHAAHEDEDEAEADDHAGHDHDHGHDHEVNEHIWYNTDAVTSLASTLADEINAHWDLDASDEDVVKRMEDIEDRKADLPSAKTAQTHPLADDIIADTKIEDITPEGYRSATLSESEPAAADVAEMLELIESGDLDFLIDSPQTRNHVSERLMQAAQSKGLRIINVYESPDSNENFFDLYDRILDSLEKK, translated from the coding sequence ATGAAAAACCCCTTCCTCCGCTCCGCCCTCGCCGCCGCAGCCACCGCGGGCCTGACCATGGGCCTCACCGCCTGCTCCGACGACGGCACCACCGACGCCGCCGGCGATTCCGACGACGTCGTGAAGATCGTGACCTCCACCAAGGTCTGGGCCGACGTCGCAGACGCGGTCGTCGGTGACGCTGACGGCGTCGAGATCCAGCCGATCATCGAATCCAACGACCTCGACCCGCACTCCTACCAGCCCACCGCCGCCGACATGGCGCTCGTCGAACAGGCCGACGTCCTGCTCGCCGGCGGCGGACACTACGACGCCTGGCTCACCGACGCCGCCTCCTCCGACTCCTCCGCGATCATCCTCACCGCCATCGAAGGCGACGGCTTCGACGGCCACGGCCACGGCGAGGACGATCACGGGGACCACGACCACGACCACGCCGCACACGAGGACGAGGACGAGGCCGAAGCCGACGACCACGCCGGCCACGACCACGACCACGGTCATGACCACGAGGTCAACGAGCACATCTGGTACAACACCGACGCCGTGACGTCCCTCGCGTCGACTCTCGCCGACGAAATCAACGCCCATTGGGATCTCGACGCATCCGACGAGGACGTCGTCAAGCGCATGGAGGACATCGAGGACCGCAAGGCCGACCTGCCCTCCGCGAAGACCGCCCAAACCCACCCCCTCGCCGACGACATCATCGCCGACACCAAGATCGAGGACATCACCCCCGAGGGCTACCGCTCGGCGACCCTCAGCGAATCCGAGCCCGCCGCCGCCGACGTCGCGGAAATGCTCGAGCTCATCGAATCCGGCGACCTCGACTTCCTCATCGACTCGCCCCAGACCCGCAACCACGTCTCCGAGCGGCTGATGCAGGCCGCGCAGTCGAAGGGCCTGCGCATCATCAACGTCTACGAGTCGCCGGACTCCAACGAAAACTTCTTCGATCTGTACGACCGCATCCTCGACTCCCTGGAGAAGAAGTAG
- a CDS encoding metal ABC transporter ATP-binding protein produces MHPLTFAGAAVAPLWSDLDLQVRPGEFLAVLGPNGVGKSTLIGAALGTRKLTAGTVRTASTVGYIPQQRMFDPDLPMRVRDLVGLSSAHGVFRRSPSRARIDEALAEVGAEGIADRRVGTLSGGQQQLVRQAQAMVNDPALLLCDEPLLSLDPAAQRAAVERLDRRRRLHDTAVVFVTHGINPILGYCDRVLYITPHGHRVGPVEEVMTSETLSELYRTEITVATVGGKLVVV; encoded by the coding sequence GTGCATCCGCTCACCTTCGCCGGCGCGGCCGTCGCACCGCTGTGGTCCGACCTCGACCTGCAGGTCCGGCCCGGGGAATTCCTCGCGGTGCTCGGCCCGAACGGCGTGGGTAAGTCGACCCTGATCGGCGCCGCCCTCGGCACCCGCAAACTCACCGCCGGCACCGTCCGCACGGCGTCGACCGTCGGGTACATCCCGCAGCAGCGCATGTTCGACCCCGACCTGCCCATGCGCGTCCGCGACCTCGTGGGGCTCTCGTCCGCCCATGGCGTGTTTCGCCGCAGCCCGTCGCGCGCCCGCATCGACGAGGCGCTGGCCGAAGTCGGTGCGGAGGGCATCGCCGACCGTCGCGTCGGCACCCTGTCCGGCGGCCAACAGCAGCTGGTCCGGCAGGCGCAGGCCATGGTCAACGATCCCGCGTTGCTGCTTTGCGACGAGCCCCTCCTCAGCCTCGACCCCGCCGCCCAGCGAGCGGCCGTGGAGCGGCTCGACCGGCGCCGCCGCCTGCACGACACCGCCGTGGTCTTCGTCACCCACGGCATCAACCCGATCCTGGGCTACTGCGACCGGGTCCTCTACATCACGCCGCACGGGCACAGGGTCGGGCCCGTCGAGGAGGTCATGACGTCCGAAACCCTGTCCGAGCTGTACCGCACCGAAATCACCGTAGCGACCGTCGGCGGAAAGCTGGTGGTGGTCTGA
- a CDS encoding metal ABC transporter permease: protein MNTFVADTQTLLNVGFVQSALIAAALLGLVSGVITPLVVMRQMSFTVHGTSELALMGASAALLAGVSVGGGAIVGSVLAAVVLALLGMRGGQDAIVGVVLSFGMGLSVLFIHLYPGRTTTAFALLTGQIVGLSSASVWLLAGVAALVITVVALFWRPLLFASADPVMAAASGINVRAMSVLFAVLIGLTAAQGVQIVGALLIISLVITPGAAAAYVTASPVKAVVLSVIFAEVAAVGGVILSLAPGMPVSVFVTTISFVIYLVCRFLGWYRGRAATRDEVSAGRWASPPTAPTAPTGSAAPAIPDGPTGGPLDDHPDWAGRHPAP, encoded by the coding sequence ATGAACACCTTCGTGGCGGACACCCAGACGTTGCTCAACGTCGGGTTCGTCCAGTCGGCGTTGATCGCCGCGGCGCTGCTGGGCCTGGTGTCCGGCGTGATCACTCCGTTGGTGGTCATGCGCCAGATGAGTTTCACCGTGCACGGGACGTCGGAGCTGGCGCTGATGGGTGCGTCGGCGGCGCTGCTGGCCGGGGTCAGCGTCGGCGGCGGTGCGATCGTCGGTTCGGTGTTGGCCGCCGTGGTTTTGGCCTTGTTGGGGATGCGCGGCGGCCAGGACGCGATCGTCGGCGTGGTCTTGAGTTTCGGCATGGGCTTGTCCGTTTTGTTCATCCACCTGTATCCCGGGCGCACGACCACCGCGTTCGCCTTGTTGACCGGCCAGATCGTCGGCCTGTCCAGCGCGTCGGTGTGGTTGTTGGCCGGCGTGGCGGCGCTGGTGATCACCGTGGTGGCGCTGTTCTGGCGGCCGTTGCTCTTCGCGTCGGCGGACCCCGTGATGGCGGCGGCGTCGGGCATCAACGTCCGGGCGATGTCGGTGTTGTTCGCCGTGCTGATCGGCCTGACCGCCGCGCAGGGCGTGCAGATCGTCGGCGCCCTGTTGATCATCTCCCTGGTGATCACCCCGGGCGCCGCCGCCGCGTACGTCACCGCGTCGCCCGTGAAGGCGGTGGTGCTGTCGGTGATCTTCGCCGAGGTCGCCGCCGTCGGCGGTGTGATCCTGTCGCTGGCGCCGGGCATGCCGGTGAGTGTTTTCGTGACCACGATTTCGTTCGTCATCTACCTGGTCTGTCGCTTCCTCGGTTGGTACCGGGGCCGTGCCGCCACCCGCGACGAGGTCTCCGCCGGCCGTTGGGCCTCTCCCCCGACGGCCCCGACTGCCCCTACTGGCTCGGCTGCCCCGGCCATCCCAGATGGGCCGACCGGTGGCCCCCTCGATGACCACCCCGATTGGGCAGGGCGCCATCCCGCTCCCTGA
- the rlmB gene encoding 23S rRNA (guanosine(2251)-2'-O)-methyltransferase RlmB → MAGNSQRRGAVRKSNKKDAGGSGGQKRGLRGKGPTPKAEDRVYHKAYKQAQQKRRRDQGRHEKVSDGTELVVGRNPVVECLHAKVPGSTLFVALGTDNDERLQEAVRIANDRAIPIREVPRHELDRMTGNSLHQGIGLQIPPYKYMAVEDLLEKVVDSGEPGLIVCLDNITDPRNLGAVIRSAAAFGGHGVVIPERRSAAVTGVTWRTSAGTAARLPVARATNMVRSLKQFQKAGYQVVGLDAGGEHTLDTYDGTTPTVVVVGSEGKGLSRLVRETCDTIMSIPMAGWVESLNASVAAGVTLSEFARQRRAAASK, encoded by the coding sequence ATGGCGGGCAATTCCCAGCGACGGGGCGCGGTGCGCAAGTCGAACAAGAAGGACGCCGGGGGCTCCGGCGGGCAGAAGAGAGGCCTGCGCGGAAAGGGGCCGACCCCGAAGGCGGAGGACCGGGTCTACCACAAGGCCTACAAGCAGGCGCAGCAGAAGCGCCGCCGTGACCAAGGCCGCCACGAGAAGGTGTCGGACGGCACCGAGCTCGTGGTCGGACGCAACCCAGTCGTCGAGTGCCTGCACGCCAAGGTCCCGGGCAGCACCCTGTTCGTGGCGCTGGGCACGGACAACGATGAGCGGCTGCAGGAGGCCGTGCGCATCGCCAACGATCGGGCCATTCCGATTCGCGAGGTTCCGCGACATGAACTGGACCGGATGACCGGCAACTCGCTGCATCAGGGCATCGGCCTGCAGATCCCGCCGTACAAGTACATGGCGGTGGAGGATCTGCTGGAAAAGGTCGTCGACTCCGGCGAACCCGGCTTGATCGTGTGCCTGGACAACATCACCGACCCCCGCAACCTCGGTGCGGTGATTCGTTCGGCCGCCGCCTTCGGCGGGCATGGCGTGGTCATTCCCGAGCGGCGGTCCGCGGCGGTCACGGGCGTCACGTGGCGTACCTCCGCCGGTACGGCCGCTCGACTGCCGGTTGCGCGGGCGACGAACATGGTGCGTTCGCTGAAGCAGTTCCAGAAGGCGGGCTACCAGGTCGTCGGCCTCGATGCCGGTGGCGAGCACACCCTGGACACCTATGACGGCACGACCCCGACCGTGGTTGTGGTCGGCTCGGAGGGCAAGGGGCTGTCGCGTCTGGTCCGGGAGACCTGCGACACGATCATGTCGATCCCGATGGCGGGATGGGTCGAATCGCTCAACGCGTCGGTTGCGGCGGGCGTGACGCTGAGCGAGTTCGCGCGCCAGCGCCGGGCGGCCGCGTCGAAGTAG
- the cysS gene encoding cysteine--tRNA ligase has translation MNFRIFDTATRELRDFEPIREGHASVYLCGATPQAMPHIGHVRSGVAFDILRRWLLAQGLDVAFVRNVTDIDDKILTKAAEHGRPWWEWVSTYEREFTWAYDQLGVLPPSVEPRATGHVTQMVEYMRRLIDNGYAYDVDGNVYFDVDAWASSEGGDYGALSGNRVDEMEQGEPDSPGKRGPHDFALWKSAKPGEPSWPTPWGDGRPGWHLECSAMATYYLGGEFDIHCGGLDLQFPHHENEIAQSHAAGDGFARYWMHNHWVTMSGEKMSKSLGNVLSVPHILELVRPVELRYYLGSAHYRSVLEYSEEALQEAAAGYRRIEAFLNRAADKFGEVEIGERTEAFDAAMNEDLAVPRALAELHNAVRAGNQLLADGDDVEAKKTAGSVRAMASVLGFDPLSEKWAASGGDDDKAMHALGVLVGHELEARKTARAEKDWAAADAVRDRLTEAGITVTDTADGPKWSLGD, from the coding sequence GTGAACTTCCGAATCTTCGATACCGCCACCCGTGAGCTGCGAGATTTCGAGCCCATCCGCGAGGGGCACGCTTCCGTGTACCTGTGCGGAGCCACCCCGCAGGCGATGCCGCACATCGGCCACGTGCGTTCGGGCGTCGCGTTCGACATTCTTCGGCGCTGGCTCCTGGCGCAGGGGCTCGACGTCGCGTTCGTGCGCAATGTGACGGACATCGACGACAAGATCCTGACCAAGGCCGCCGAGCACGGTCGCCCCTGGTGGGAATGGGTTTCCACCTACGAGCGCGAGTTCACCTGGGCGTACGACCAGCTGGGCGTGCTGCCGCCGAGCGTCGAGCCGCGTGCGACCGGCCACGTGACGCAGATGGTCGAGTACATGCGACGGCTGATCGACAACGGTTACGCGTACGACGTCGACGGCAACGTGTACTTCGACGTTGATGCGTGGGCGTCTTCGGAGGGCGGCGACTACGGAGCGCTGTCCGGCAACCGCGTCGATGAAATGGAGCAGGGTGAACCGGATTCCCCGGGCAAGCGGGGGCCGCACGACTTCGCGCTGTGGAAGTCCGCCAAACCGGGTGAGCCGTCGTGGCCGACTCCGTGGGGCGATGGCCGGCCGGGCTGGCACCTGGAGTGCTCGGCGATGGCGACCTACTACCTCGGCGGTGAGTTCGACATCCATTGCGGCGGGCTGGATCTGCAGTTCCCGCACCATGAGAACGAGATCGCCCAGTCGCACGCGGCCGGCGACGGTTTCGCGCGGTACTGGATGCACAACCACTGGGTGACGATGTCCGGCGAGAAGATGTCGAAGTCTCTCGGCAACGTGCTGTCCGTGCCGCACATCCTCGAGCTGGTGCGCCCCGTCGAGCTGCGGTACTACCTGGGCAGCGCCCACTACCGTTCGGTGCTGGAGTACTCGGAGGAGGCGCTGCAGGAGGCCGCCGCAGGCTACCGGCGCATCGAGGCGTTCCTCAATCGCGCCGCGGACAAGTTCGGTGAGGTCGAGATCGGCGAGCGCACCGAGGCTTTCGACGCCGCCATGAATGAGGACCTCGCCGTGCCGCGGGCCCTGGCCGAGCTGCACAATGCGGTCCGCGCGGGCAACCAGTTGCTTGCCGACGGTGATGACGTGGAGGCCAAGAAGACCGCGGGATCCGTGCGGGCCATGGCGTCCGTGCTGGGATTCGACCCGCTGTCGGAGAAGTGGGCCGCGTCAGGAGGCGATGACGACAAGGCGATGCACGCCCTGGGTGTTCTCGTCGGCCATGAACTGGAGGCGCGCAAGACCGCGCGGGCGGAGAAGGACTGGGCCGCCGCAGATGCCGTGCGGGACCGTCTCACCGAAGCCGGCATCACGGTCACCGACACCGCCGACGGGCCGAAGTGGTCGCTGGGGGACTGA
- a CDS encoding HNH endonuclease signature motif containing protein, with the protein MDDKISRRINDRSGLTGRAQATTEEFIALLTTATEALTVLAYLYESSELAAATLMRLMPALKRFETARRGLAVIDARITATVAAEQMSRVLGTTRPDDFLVEELKLTRHEATTRVRASAFLSEHPEITASAHAALRAGNMTMKGISDMAKELDALDDRVERTPADIADEVIARSPAHGPHGAGPLCRALVKEHNKCFPRDPNAAHRKRRLSVGKQDGDGGAKINGYLDAATLALLEAWLLAHGVKKGSHDDGRTPAQRNADAMDLALRAAHEARPRVKGKPMCTVIAALNADDLAAATGTSPKNQQSPPIHRPATHPTRVTVKAGSGIELGLIDLLRLGLSEEMYAAVLDPDAPTVDAQLKLGRTKRSATLEQRIALQLLDGTCQHPGCRRPPDACDAHHLVAWLLGGGTDLENLTLLCRRHHSDNDDTRADPRRGHMTPRTEHPRGRTGWARPAGPDGTRQVRFNNRSGAAA; encoded by the coding sequence ATGGACGACAAGATCAGCAGGCGAATCAACGACCGGAGCGGACTGACGGGCAGGGCACAGGCCACCACCGAAGAGTTCATCGCATTGTTGACGACAGCCACTGAAGCGCTGACCGTGCTCGCCTATCTGTACGAATCAAGCGAACTGGCGGCAGCCACTCTGATGCGGCTCATGCCCGCGCTCAAGAGGTTCGAGACTGCGCGACGCGGGCTCGCGGTCATCGACGCGCGGATAACGGCAACGGTGGCAGCCGAGCAGATGTCGCGAGTGCTGGGGACGACGCGTCCCGACGACTTCCTCGTCGAAGAGCTGAAACTGACGCGACACGAGGCAACGACGCGGGTGCGGGCATCCGCTTTCCTCAGCGAACACCCGGAGATCACCGCATCCGCCCACGCCGCCCTCCGCGCCGGCAACATGACCATGAAAGGCATCTCCGACATGGCGAAGGAACTCGACGCACTGGACGACCGGGTGGAACGGACCCCAGCGGATATCGCCGACGAAGTGATCGCCCGCTCCCCCGCCCACGGCCCGCATGGAGCTGGCCCGCTGTGCCGCGCACTGGTGAAGGAACACAACAAATGCTTCCCGCGGGATCCGAATGCGGCGCACCGGAAACGCAGGCTGAGCGTCGGCAAGCAAGATGGGGACGGCGGAGCCAAGATCAACGGATACCTCGACGCGGCGACCCTGGCGCTGCTGGAAGCATGGCTGCTCGCACACGGCGTGAAGAAGGGAAGCCACGACGACGGACGGACACCGGCCCAACGCAATGCGGACGCGATGGACCTGGCCCTGCGGGCGGCGCACGAGGCCCGCCCGCGGGTCAAGGGCAAACCGATGTGCACGGTCATCGCCGCGCTGAACGCCGACGACTTGGCGGCGGCAACCGGAACATCCCCGAAAAACCAGCAATCACCACCGATACACCGGCCGGCGACGCACCCCACCCGCGTCACCGTGAAGGCGGGTTCCGGCATCGAGCTGGGACTGATCGACCTGCTGAGGCTCGGGCTGTCAGAGGAGATGTACGCCGCAGTATTGGACCCGGACGCACCGACCGTGGATGCGCAGCTGAAACTCGGGCGAACGAAGCGGTCCGCGACGCTGGAACAACGTATCGCTCTGCAACTTCTCGACGGCACCTGCCAGCACCCGGGTTGCCGACGGCCACCTGATGCCTGCGACGCACACCATCTCGTCGCCTGGCTGCTGGGCGGAGGCACGGACCTGGAAAACCTGACCCTGCTATGCCGGCGACATCATTCCGATAACGACGACACTCGGGCGGATCCGCGGCGCGGACACATGACGCCCAGGACGGAACACCCTCGAGGCCGAACCGGATGGGCCCGACCGGCCGGACCGGACGGAACGCGCCAAGTTCGCTTCAACAACCGGAGCGGAGCCGCGGCATGA